A genomic region of Podarcis raffonei isolate rPodRaf1 chromosome 13, rPodRaf1.pri, whole genome shotgun sequence contains the following coding sequences:
- the LOC128400372 gene encoding olfactory receptor 10A7-like, translating into MQNRKEHILQNSTAPAKFILLGLSDDPNLQSALFFTFLTLYIITLAGNLLIILLTLVDSALHTPMYFFLRNLSFLEICYTSVNVPKMLANLHSGNKSISFIGCALQTYFDFFLGGSECFLLASMAYDRYVAICKPLHYHVLMSQKVYTTLAVASWLSGFLMSFGHTSMVFTVSYCGSNVINHFVCDIPPLLKLACGDTSRVEIAVFVVAMIFVTFPFILILMSYAGIITTIVKISSSEGRKKTFSTCSSHLIVVTLFYGSACITYLKPNSTYSPNTDKFLSLFYTVIGPILNPLIYSLRNKEVKGAFKRIWDRTLGSEKIQEG; encoded by the coding sequence ATGCAGAAcagaaaagaacacattctacaaaACAGTACAGCACCAGCTAAATTCATCCTCCTGGGTCTTTCTGATGATCCAAACCTGCAAAGTGCATTATTCTTCACTTTCCTGACACTTTATATCATCACTCTGGCAGGAAACCTTCTCATCATTCTTCTGACATTGGTTGACTCTGCCCTCCACActcccatgtatttcttcctaaGAAACCTGTCTTTTCTGGAGATCTGCTACACATCAGTCAATGTCCCTAAGATGCTGGCAAACCTCCATTCTGGAAATAAATCCATCTCCTTCATCGGATGTGCTCTGCAGACCTACTTTGATTTCTTCCTTGGTGGGTCAGAATGTTTCCTTTTGGCCTCAATGGCCTATGATCGATATGTTGCCATTTGTAAGCCCTTGCACTATCACGTCCTGATGAGCCAAAAAGTTTATACTACTTTAGCTGTGGCATCTTGGCTAAGTGGGTTTCTGATGTCCTTTGGTCACACCAGCATGGTGTTTACTGTCTCCTACTGTGGCTCCAATGTGATCAATCACTTTGTCTGTGACATCCCTCCTTTGCTGAAATTGGCTTGTGGGGACACCTCAAGGGTTGAAATTGCAGTCTTTGTGGTGGCTATGATTTTTGTGACTTTTCCTTTTATCCTGATCTTGATGTCTTATGCTGGCATTATAACCACCATTGTGAAGATCTCGTCCTCAGAGGGTCGGAAGAAGACCTTCTCCACCTGCTCTTCACACCTCATTGTGGTGACCTTGTTCTATGGTTCTGCTTGTATTACATATTTGAAGCCCAATTCCACTTACTCACCAAACACTGACAAATTTCTCTCCCTTTTCTATACTGTTATTGGTCCCATTTTGAACCCTCTCATATACAGCTTGAGGAATAAAGAGGTAAAGGGTGCCTTTAAAAGAATTTGGGATAGA
- the LOC128400374 gene encoding olfactory receptor 10A7-like, which yields MYTLTLLGNGLIITLTLVDSALHTPMYFFLRNLSFLEICYTSVTLPKMVVNFVSESKSISFAGCAAQMYFLLSLGTVECYLLAAMAYDRYMAICSPLHYPLIMNQKACAQMTVASWLCGIVMPLGNVIWIFTLPYCGPNKINHFFCDVPPVLKMACTDTTRNEMSILAFSVLITLSPFLLVLVSYIRILFTVLNMPSAESRHKAFSTCSSHLIVVTLFYGSASAMYLRPKSSHIEDIDRLVALFYSIVTPMLNPMIYSLRNKEVKDALWRLRGKNMLLCKLGKYICWKRSCKK from the coding sequence ATGTATACTCTGACACTTTTGGGAAATGGCCTTATTATCACCCTCACCCTGGTTGACTCAGCCCTTCACACACCCATGTATTTCTTCTTAAGGAACTTGTCCTTCTTAGAGATCTGCTACACCTCAGTGACCCTCCCCAAGATGGTGGTCAATTTTGTGTCTGAGTccaagagcatctcctttgctggTTGTGCTGCTCAGATGTATTTTCTTCTCTCGCTTGGAACAGTTGAGTGCTATCTGTTGGCTGCCATGGCCTATGACCGCTACATGGCCATCTGTTCCCCACTGCATTATCCACTGATTATGAATCAAAAAGCTTGTGCTCAGATGACAGTTGCCTCCTGGCTATGTGGCATTGTGATGCCTCTTGGCAATGTAATTTGGATATTCACCTTGCCCTACTGTGGTCCCAATAAGATTAACCACTTCTTCTGTGATGTGCCACCAGTGCTGAAGATGGCTTGCACTGACACCACAAGGAATGAGATGTCAATTCTTGCATTCAGTGTGCTAATCACATTATCTCCGTTCCTGCTGGTGCTGGTTTCCTACATTCGAATCCTTTTCACTGTACTGAACATGCCATCAGCTGAAAGTAGGCACAAAGCCTTCTCTACTTGCTCATCACATCTCATAGTAGTTACCTTGTTCTACGGTTCTGCCAGTGCCATGTACCTGCGTCCCAAATCCAGTCACATTGAGGACATAGACAGGCTGGTTGCTCTATTCTATTCCATTGTTACACCCATGCTGAATCCTATGATCTATAGTCTGAGGAACAAGGAAGTGAAAGATGCCCTCTGGAGGTTGAGAGGGAAGAACATGCTTCTCTGTAAACTCGGTAAATATATTTGTTGGAAAAGAAGTTGTAAAAAATGA